The Micromonospora sp. WMMD961 genome has a segment encoding these proteins:
- a CDS encoding NADP-dependent oxidoreductase: MKAIRYHEFGSNQVLRHEDVQRPVPAAGQVLVKVAATSFNPVDDHIRLGVLAEMIPTPLPITPGLDVAGTITELGTDVHGLQVGDQVIAMFPLDQHGGAAEYAVIAADLVTAAPRTIALTDAAALPLTGLAARQAAIELAGVRAGQRVLVNGAGGAVGSIVVQLAADADARVTAVDGPQHADRLRSYGADKVVGPLELDAGPAAIGGPFDVVVNHVRLAPEDLAKLTAYAADGGIVVSSAGAVPADDARSVRTAGVWVSPDASHLADLVSRVDNGRLRLHIADRRPLQELPTVHEDASSGKLLGKTVIVVD; encoded by the coding sequence GTGAAAGCGATTCGATACCACGAGTTCGGCAGCAACCAGGTTCTGCGTCACGAGGACGTGCAGCGCCCAGTTCCCGCGGCCGGCCAGGTACTGGTCAAGGTGGCCGCCACCTCGTTCAACCCCGTCGACGACCACATCCGGCTCGGTGTGCTCGCCGAGATGATCCCCACCCCGCTACCGATCACCCCGGGCCTCGACGTCGCCGGAACCATCACCGAACTCGGCACCGACGTCCACGGACTGCAGGTCGGTGATCAGGTCATCGCCATGTTCCCCCTGGACCAGCACGGCGGGGCCGCCGAGTACGCGGTCATAGCAGCCGACCTGGTGACCGCCGCTCCCCGCACCATCGCGCTGACCGACGCCGCCGCACTACCCCTGACCGGGCTGGCCGCTCGCCAGGCGGCCATCGAACTCGCCGGCGTCCGGGCCGGACAACGCGTTCTCGTCAACGGCGCAGGCGGTGCGGTGGGCAGCATCGTGGTCCAGCTCGCCGCCGACGCCGACGCGAGGGTCACCGCCGTCGACGGACCCCAACACGCTGACCGCCTGCGCAGCTATGGCGCGGACAAGGTCGTCGGCCCATTGGAGCTCGACGCGGGCCCGGCAGCGATCGGTGGCCCCTTCGACGTGGTGGTGAACCACGTGCGTCTGGCCCCCGAGGACCTGGCGAAGCTGACCGCCTACGCGGCCGACGGTGGGATCGTCGTCAGCTCCGCCGGCGCGGTGCCAGCCGATGACGCACGTTCGGTACGCACGGCCGGCGTCTGGGTCAGTCCCGACGCCTCGCACCTGGCCGACCTCGTCTCCCGGGTAGACAACGGCCGGCTCCGGCTGCACATCGCCGACCGCCGTCCGCTGCAGGAGCTGCCGACCGTGCACGAGGACGCGAGCAGCGGCAAGCTGCTCGGCAAGACAGTCATCGTCGTCGACTGA
- a CDS encoding aspartate aminotransferase family protein produces the protein MADSFWSDADRHLVRYIGAGSFVREIIDRAEGSFVFTADGRRLLDFTSGQMSAILGHSHPAVVATIQRQAATLDHLFSGMLSRPVVELARRLAGSLPAPLDKVLLLTTGAESNEAAIRMAKLVTGRHEIISFARSWHGMTQAAASATYSSGRKGYGPAAPGNFAIPTPNAYRPDFTLPSGELDWRRQLEFAFELFDAQSVGSLAACVVEPILSSGGVIDLPPGYLAALRDKVHERGGLLILDEAQTGLCRTGEWYAFQRDGVVPDILTLSKTLGAGLPLAAVVTSPEIEQTAHERGFLFFTTHVSDPLVAAVGNTVLDVLEAERLDEQAAHLGAYLRKGLQEISQRHPVVGDVRGRGLLVGLELVGDRESKRPADALGAAVTGRCLELGLHMNVVQLPGMGGVFRIAPALTSSHAELDLGLEILDHALADVVPQFIP, from the coding sequence ATGGCTGATTCGTTCTGGTCCGACGCCGATCGTCACCTGGTCCGCTACATCGGCGCGGGCAGCTTCGTCCGTGAGATCATCGACCGCGCCGAGGGCAGTTTCGTCTTCACCGCCGACGGCCGCCGCCTGCTCGACTTCACCTCGGGGCAGATGAGCGCGATCCTCGGCCACTCCCACCCGGCCGTCGTAGCCACGATCCAGCGGCAGGCAGCCACTCTCGACCATCTGTTCAGTGGCATGCTGAGCCGGCCCGTGGTCGAGCTGGCACGCCGCCTCGCCGGCTCGCTGCCCGCACCGCTGGACAAGGTCCTGCTGCTCACCACCGGCGCGGAGTCCAACGAGGCCGCGATCCGGATGGCGAAGCTGGTCACCGGCCGGCACGAGATCATCTCGTTCGCCCGGTCCTGGCACGGGATGACGCAGGCTGCGGCGAGCGCCACCTACAGCTCAGGGCGCAAGGGGTACGGGCCGGCGGCGCCCGGCAACTTCGCGATCCCCACGCCGAACGCGTACCGGCCCGACTTCACCCTTCCCAGCGGCGAGCTGGACTGGCGGCGTCAGCTGGAGTTCGCGTTCGAGCTGTTCGACGCCCAGTCGGTGGGCAGCCTGGCGGCGTGCGTCGTCGAGCCGATCCTCAGCTCCGGCGGGGTGATCGACCTGCCGCCGGGATACCTCGCGGCGCTGCGCGACAAGGTGCACGAGCGGGGCGGGCTGTTGATCCTCGACGAGGCGCAGACCGGGCTGTGCCGCACCGGAGAGTGGTACGCGTTCCAGCGTGACGGCGTCGTGCCGGACATCCTGACCCTGTCCAAGACGCTCGGCGCCGGCCTGCCGCTGGCCGCCGTGGTGACCAGCCCGGAGATCGAACAGACGGCGCACGAGCGCGGCTTCCTCTTCTTCACCACGCACGTCTCGGACCCGCTGGTGGCCGCGGTCGGCAACACGGTCCTGGACGTGCTGGAGGCCGAGCGGCTCGACGAACAGGCGGCGCACCTGGGCGCGTACCTGCGCAAGGGGCTTCAGGAGATCAGCCAACGGCACCCGGTGGTCGGCGACGTGCGCGGCCGCGGGCTGTTGGTCGGGCTCGAGCTGGTCGGTGACCGGGAGTCGAAGCGACCGGCCGACGCGCTGGGCGCCGCAGTGACAGGGCGTTGCCTGGAGCTGGGCCTGCACATGAACGTGGTGCAGCTGCCGGGCATGGGCGGCGTCTTCCGCATCGCGCCAGCGCTCACCTCCAGCCACGCAGAACTGGACCTGGGCCTGGAAATCCTCGACCACGCACTCGCCGACGTGGTGCCGCAGTTCATACCCTGA
- a CDS encoding MarR family transcriptional regulator, which produces MTGSAQWLDDEQQKLWQDLLTVVIALPTLLDRQLQRDEGISNFEYSVLARLSMTETRTMRLSDLALLCNSTLPRLSKLMVRFERHGWITRRPDPDNGRYTLATLTDAGLKKVADSAPAHVDQVRQLVFDPLTTAQQRHLAAALARIVAPMREQLDGR; this is translated from the coding sequence ATGACCGGCTCCGCCCAATGGCTCGACGACGAGCAGCAGAAGCTGTGGCAGGACCTGCTCACCGTGGTGATCGCGCTTCCCACGCTGCTGGACCGTCAGTTGCAACGGGACGAGGGCATATCGAACTTCGAGTACAGCGTGCTGGCGCGGCTGTCGATGACCGAAACGCGCACGATGCGGCTCAGCGATCTGGCGCTGCTGTGCAACAGCACGCTACCGAGGCTGTCCAAGCTGATGGTCCGTTTCGAACGGCACGGGTGGATCACCCGGCGCCCCGACCCGGACAACGGCCGTTACACCCTCGCGACGCTGACGGACGCCGGCCTGAAGAAGGTCGCGGACAGTGCCCCGGCTCACGTCGACCAGGTCAGGCAGTTGGTGTTCGACCCGCTCACCACCGCACAGCAACGCCACCTCGCCGCCGCGCTGGCCCGCATCGTCGCCCCGATGCGCGAGCAACTCGACGGCCGTTAG
- a CDS encoding alpha/beta hydrolase → MSATRSGMPPGGRRPVLRRLGLLGVVLVICASSVVACTPGGDDDQGDSTSASAALQRYYEQKLAWKGCADFATSPREAEIFGKAPGECAWLRVPLNYDDPRGAETTVAVLRVAARGTSQGSLLFNPGGPGGSGLLGGLGVVAQMTKSRITERFDVVGFDPRGVGATKPAADCYTEGGTSRGDEVFPLMTMTASLTEEDTRAVFDRCAEGSGGVEALTQMGTRTTARDMDVLRAALGEEKLTFLGQSYGTRLGAVYAEQFPQRIRAMVLDGAVDPTLGTIERRLAAYGGFQQAFEAMAAACAKAANCPLGTDPTAWTTNFQAIVRPLRDKPVPALDQQLDFDNALGGVIAGLYSPDKWPTVVSGLEQVRQGRGDKLLELTYDFEGGEPNSVVNGNFTEAAFAINCMDEQRLSPADIARLRAKTYEVAPFMNPGGDPAAGARDGCEFWPAPPTLGIPYAQNVKGLPDTLVISITGDPTTPHQGAIRLADTLGSALLTVEGEGHTVVSSGKSTCVDTIAADYLVDLKLPPKMPTCTV, encoded by the coding sequence ATGAGTGCAACGAGAAGTGGCATGCCGCCCGGCGGGCGCCGCCCTGTCCTTCGGCGGCTCGGTCTTCTGGGGGTCGTCCTCGTGATCTGCGCGTCGTCGGTGGTGGCGTGTACGCCGGGCGGGGACGACGATCAGGGTGACAGCACCTCCGCCAGCGCCGCGTTGCAGCGGTATTACGAGCAGAAGCTGGCGTGGAAGGGGTGTGCCGACTTCGCCACCAGTCCACGTGAGGCGGAGATCTTCGGGAAGGCGCCCGGCGAGTGCGCGTGGCTGCGCGTACCGCTGAACTACGACGACCCCCGGGGAGCGGAGACCACTGTCGCGGTGCTGCGCGTGGCCGCGCGCGGGACGTCGCAGGGTTCGCTGCTGTTCAACCCCGGCGGCCCCGGTGGCTCCGGCCTCCTGGGCGGTCTGGGTGTCGTGGCGCAGATGACGAAGAGCCGCATCACCGAGCGGTTCGACGTGGTCGGCTTCGACCCGCGCGGTGTCGGCGCGACCAAGCCTGCGGCCGATTGCTACACCGAGGGCGGCACGAGCCGGGGCGACGAGGTCTTTCCGCTGATGACCATGACCGCCTCGCTGACGGAGGAGGACACCCGCGCGGTGTTCGACCGGTGCGCCGAGGGCTCCGGGGGTGTCGAGGCGCTCACCCAGATGGGTACGCGCACGACCGCTCGGGACATGGACGTGCTGCGGGCGGCGCTCGGCGAGGAGAAGCTGACGTTCCTCGGCCAGAGTTACGGCACCCGGTTGGGGGCGGTGTACGCGGAGCAGTTCCCGCAGCGGATACGGGCGATGGTCCTCGACGGCGCGGTCGATCCGACCCTGGGCACGATCGAACGTCGGCTCGCCGCGTACGGGGGCTTCCAGCAAGCATTCGAGGCGATGGCGGCCGCCTGCGCGAAGGCGGCAAACTGCCCGCTCGGGACGGACCCCACGGCGTGGACGACGAACTTCCAGGCGATCGTCCGGCCGCTTCGGGACAAGCCGGTGCCCGCCCTCGATCAGCAACTCGACTTCGACAACGCGCTCGGCGGGGTGATCGCGGGCCTGTACAGCCCGGACAAGTGGCCCACCGTCGTGAGCGGTCTGGAGCAGGTGCGGCAGGGGCGTGGCGACAAGCTGCTGGAGCTGACCTACGACTTCGAAGGTGGTGAGCCCAACTCGGTGGTGAACGGCAACTTCACCGAGGCGGCGTTCGCGATCAACTGCATGGACGAGCAACGCCTCAGCCCGGCCGACATCGCCCGGCTGCGCGCGAAGACCTACGAGGTCGCGCCCTTCATGAACCCCGGCGGAGACCCCGCGGCAGGTGCCCGGGACGGATGCGAGTTCTGGCCCGCCCCACCGACACTCGGAATCCCGTACGCGCAGAACGTCAAGGGCCTGCCGGACACGCTCGTCATCTCGATCACGGGTGATCCCACCACCCCGCACCAGGGCGCCATCCGCCTCGCCGACACCCTGGGCAGCGCCCTGCTCACCGTCGAGGGCGAGGGACACACAGTGGTCTCCTCGGGGAAGAGCACCTGCGTCGACACCATCGCAGCGGACTACCTCGTCGACCTCAAGCTGCCACCGAAGATGCCCACCTGCACCGTCTGA
- a CDS encoding carboxylesterase family protein, translating into MGLLVVLGATVRSWARGHALLRTGAWLLAGTLVLGAAVFAYPPPQTRIAGGEDRSPSGPVQTRQGPVTGVYNDERTVEVFAGIPYAQAPVGDLRWRAPEPPKPREGVFTADRFSAVPVQGTSTFFTRALSQIVEVPLEGTFLNPYPVSEDSLSLNIWRSTTPASADLPVLVYIPGGGFATGSGALPLYDGEALASRGEVITVTINYRLGVLGFLSHPELSAESAHDASGNYGILDQIAALAWVRDNIAAFGGDPDQVTIAGESAGGESVCILGATPLAEDLVDGIIAGSGACMGTTGNTERGDQTDTREAAEDAGRRLSEQLGGATIEEMRDMPVERVLDAAGTLDAHWQPSVDGHVLTRSPAETYASGEQLDVPTLVGSNADEASLALASPPDTDVDEYRSSARETYGADADRFLDLYPGETAQQVLESRLRAETDKIMTRAMRRWAQLQTQTGESDAYLYFFSHVPPEKGLEKYGAYHGAEVAYAYDNLGADSAADYTEADYRLRDQMSAYWVSFVRTGDPNAPGLPAWPTVEQAPDHVMEFAGRSGMAPRPRSDAVDFWMDYDGPIP; encoded by the coding sequence GTGGGGCTGCTCGTCGTGCTCGGTGCGACAGTGCGCTCGTGGGCCCGAGGGCACGCGCTGCTCCGGACAGGTGCGTGGCTGCTCGCCGGGACGCTCGTCCTCGGGGCGGCGGTGTTCGCGTATCCACCGCCACAGACCCGTATCGCAGGCGGCGAGGACCGCTCGCCGTCCGGGCCGGTGCAGACGCGGCAGGGGCCGGTCACCGGCGTCTACAACGACGAGCGCACCGTCGAGGTCTTCGCGGGCATCCCGTATGCGCAGGCTCCGGTGGGGGATCTGCGTTGGCGTGCGCCTGAGCCGCCGAAGCCGCGCGAGGGGGTGTTCACCGCGGACCGGTTCTCCGCCGTTCCGGTTCAGGGCACCTCCACGTTCTTCACGCGGGCGCTCTCGCAGATCGTGGAGGTGCCCCTGGAAGGCACGTTCCTCAATCCGTATCCCGTGAGCGAGGACAGTCTCTCCCTCAACATCTGGCGCAGTACGACACCCGCCTCGGCGGACCTTCCCGTGCTCGTCTACATCCCGGGTGGCGGCTTCGCGACCGGCTCCGGCGCCCTCCCCCTCTACGACGGCGAGGCGCTCGCCTCCCGCGGCGAGGTGATCACCGTCACCATCAACTACCGGTTGGGGGTACTCGGGTTCCTCTCCCATCCCGAACTGTCCGCCGAGTCCGCGCACGACGCGTCGGGCAACTACGGGATCCTCGACCAGATCGCCGCCCTGGCGTGGGTGCGCGACAACATCGCGGCATTCGGTGGCGACCCCGACCAGGTCACGATCGCGGGCGAATCCGCCGGTGGCGAGAGCGTCTGCATCCTGGGTGCCACACCACTCGCCGAAGACCTCGTGGACGGCATCATCGCCGGCAGCGGAGCGTGCATGGGCACCACGGGGAACACCGAGCGGGGCGACCAGACTGACACGCGCGAGGCGGCGGAGGATGCCGGCCGCCGCCTGAGCGAGCAGCTGGGTGGGGCGACCATCGAGGAGATGCGCGACATGCCCGTCGAGCGCGTCCTGGACGCGGCGGGCACGCTCGATGCGCACTGGCAGCCCTCCGTCGACGGCCACGTGCTCACGCGATCGCCGGCGGAGACCTACGCGTCCGGAGAGCAACTGGACGTGCCGACCCTGGTCGGCAGCAACGCGGACGAGGCCTCGCTCGCGCTGGCCAGCCCACCGGACACGGACGTCGACGAGTACCGGTCGTCCGCACGCGAGACATACGGTGCAGATGCGGATCGGTTCCTCGATCTGTATCCGGGGGAGACAGCGCAGCAGGTTCTCGAGTCGCGCCTGCGGGCCGAAACCGACAAGATCATGACCCGAGCCATGCGGCGCTGGGCTCAGCTGCAGACGCAGACGGGTGAGTCGGACGCCTACCTCTACTTCTTCTCACACGTCCCTCCCGAGAAGGGCCTTGAGAAGTACGGCGCCTACCACGGCGCGGAGGTCGCGTACGCGTACGACAACCTCGGCGCCGACAGCGCCGCCGACTACACGGAGGCCGACTACCGGCTCCGCGACCAGATGAGCGCGTACTGGGTCAGCTTCGTCCGCACCGGCGACCCCAACGCACCGGGCCTGCCGGCCTGGCCGACGGTCGAGCAAGCGCCCGACCACGTCATGGAGTTCGCTGGCCGCAGCGGGATGGCACCGCGCCCCCGTTCCGACGCCGTCGACTTCTGGATGGACTACGACGGGCCGATCCCCTAG
- a CDS encoding LysR family transcriptional regulator, with the protein MTLNPWRLRLLADLATYGTVRAVAQRGNLSPSAVSQQLTTLERETRTALLERTGRRVRLTAAGMLLAGRAREILAAMDAAEAELRRLADEPAGTVTVAAFQSAVQALAEPALVRLAARHPDVSVVLLELEPHESMPALRRGDVDLIITTADFAGAELSPEIHLVPLATDPIVLVLPPEHPLTSAESVDLEACAQQRWTFDVAGSYMSELSTRLCREAGFEPVVICRFNNYMLALQHVENDRSITMLPRLAVDPRYRVVTRPLSPPLTRRITAGVRRPAASRPEVTAVLNALRAAD; encoded by the coding sequence ATGACGCTGAATCCATGGCGGCTGCGCCTGCTCGCCGACCTGGCGACCTACGGCACGGTCCGGGCCGTTGCGCAGCGCGGCAACCTGAGCCCGTCGGCGGTGTCACAGCAGCTGACCACGCTGGAGCGGGAGACCCGCACCGCGCTGCTGGAACGCACCGGGCGGCGGGTGCGGCTCACTGCGGCCGGAATGTTGCTCGCCGGCCGGGCTCGGGAGATCCTCGCCGCCATGGACGCGGCCGAGGCGGAGCTGCGCCGCCTCGCCGACGAGCCGGCCGGCACGGTCACCGTGGCCGCGTTCCAGAGTGCCGTGCAGGCCCTCGCCGAACCGGCGCTTGTCCGTCTCGCGGCCCGACACCCGGACGTGAGCGTGGTGTTGCTGGAGCTGGAGCCGCACGAGAGCATGCCGGCGCTGCGTCGCGGCGACGTCGATCTGATCATCACGACGGCCGACTTCGCCGGCGCCGAGCTCTCCCCGGAGATCCACCTGGTGCCGCTCGCCACCGACCCGATCGTGCTCGTGCTGCCCCCGGAACATCCGCTGACCAGCGCCGAGTCGGTCGACCTGGAGGCGTGCGCGCAGCAGCGCTGGACGTTCGACGTCGCCGGCTCGTACATGTCCGAGCTGTCCACCCGACTGTGCCGGGAGGCCGGCTTCGAGCCCGTCGTGATCTGTCGGTTCAACAACTACATGCTGGCGCTCCAGCACGTGGAGAACGATCGCTCGATCACCATGCTGCCGAGGCTGGCGGTGGACCCGCGATACCGGGTGGTGACCCGACCGCTGAGCCCGCCGTTGACCCGGCGCATCACCGCCGGGGTCCGGCGGCCGGCCGCGTCACGCCCCGAGGTGACGGCCGTGCTCAATGCCCTGAGAGCGGCTGACTGA